The sequence ATTTACCCGATTATTCTGTTCTAATTGGAGGACTGAACCACTGGAAAGGCGATCGCCGACGGATTTATGAAGACCGTCTGGCTGGAAGAGTTAGCGAGATTCTCAGTGTCAATAGTATTGCCATGTACGCCCCCCCTGTGGACGCACCCGACCCAGCCGCACCGCGTACAGGGATAACGGCGTTCACCTTCCCAGCTTGGTTTGTGGCGCAGGTCGAAGAGACTTGGACGGCACCAAGCGGCAAAGAATATCGGACACGACCTCTAATTCCGTGGGGTCGCCTAGTGAAAGGGAAATATCTCGACTCCGAGAAAAAGAAAAAACCTGTTGTTCCCGTGCGCTTTGTTCAAGCCTGTCTTAACGGGCACATCAGCGACGTTGATTGGTATCTCTTCGCCAACCCCAAGTGCCAGAGCAACTGCCCAGCTCAGCTTTGGTTGGATGAGGGAGGCTCTGGAAATGACTTTGCCGACATCTTTGTCCGGTGCGAGCAATGTAAAGAGCGCCGTCCGCTCTCGGATGCCACGTTGCCTGGAAGAAAGGCGTTAGGTTCATGCAAGGGAGAACGCCCGTGGCTCGGTCCCAATGCGGCTGACTCCTGTGTTTCGACAACTACAGGTAAACAGGAAGCCAATCGGTTGCTGGTACGTTCAGCTAGCAACGCCTACTTTGCACAAACCCTGAGTGTTATTTCTCTCCCAGACTCCGATGAAGCCTTACGGCAGGCTGTTAACTTGGTCTATGAAGACTACCTTCAGGATGCCGAAAACATCAGCGATGTCATTCGAGATCGCAGGAGACAAAGGGTTTCTAACGCCCTAGAAGGATTTAGTGACGAAGCGGTGTGGGCAGAAATCCAACGCCGTCAGGGTGGGCAGTCTGACAAACCCAAGAGCATCAAGCAGGTAGAGATTGAAACCTTACTATCCAGCCCTGAAGAGGTAGGAGAAGATGCCCCTGAAGGTGATTTCTATGCCCGTGCCCGTAAATTGGATAACTTGACTCCCACATGGCAGTCCCGTATAGAACGCATTGTCCTGGTTCACCGCCTCCGGGAAGTCATCGCCCAAGTCGGGTTTACTCGCTTTGAAGCCGCGATGCCTGATATTGATGGTGAACTTTCTCTAGAAGTTCGCAGGGCAGCTCTGGATATCGAACCGACTTGGGTACCTGCTGTGGAGAATAAGGGCGAGGGCGTGTTTATCGCTTTCCGCAAGCAAGCCATTGAAGACTGGCGCAAGCAGGAATCTGTCCAGAATCGAGGACGGGAACTGTTTAGCGGCTTCAATCAATGGTGCAAGCAACGGGGGATTCCAGACGACAAAGCGAATTTCCCCGGCTTACCCTACATCATGCTGCACTCCCTATCCCACCTGCTAATTACAGCGGTGTCCCTCGAATGCGGTTACGCCGCCAGTTCCATCCGCGAACGCATTTATGCGGGGGAATCGGGTTACGGC is a genomic window of Microcoleus sp. AS-A8 containing:
- a CDS encoding DUF1998 domain-containing protein, with product MKSKAKRPPSGEIRQSQILSTFGPGAMVDLPDYSVLIGGLNHWKGDRRRIYEDRLAGRVSEILSVNSIAMYAPPVDAPDPAAPRTGITAFTFPAWFVAQVEETWTAPSGKEYRTRPLIPWGRLVKGKYLDSEKKKKPVVPVRFVQACLNGHISDVDWYLFANPKCQSNCPAQLWLDEGGSGNDFADIFVRCEQCKERRPLSDATLPGRKALGSCKGERPWLGPNAADSCVSTTTGKQEANRLLVRSASNAYFAQTLSVISLPDSDEALRQAVNLVYEDYLQDAENISDVIRDRRRQRVSNALEGFSDEAVWAEIQRRQGGQSDKPKSIKQVEIETLLSSPEEVGEDAPEGDFYARARKLDNLTPTWQSRIERIVLVHRLREVIAQVGFTRFEAAMPDIDGELSLEVRRAALDIEPTWVPAVENKGEGVFIAFRKQAIEDWRKQESVQNRGRELFSGFNQWCKQRGIPDDKANFPGLPYIMLHSLSHLLITAVSLECGYAASSIRERIYAGESGYGILLYTGTSGSEGTLGGLVQVGKQIESHLATALELGRLCSNDPVCAQHKPDNVQEERFLHGFACHGCLLIAETSCERRNEFLDRALVVNTVDGPGAAFFPDETL